One window of Bacillus alkalicellulosilyticus genomic DNA carries:
- a CDS encoding ornithine carbamoyltransferase has translation MNLLSIDDMSERQVNEIFTLATKIKNQNTSHVLKGKHFVLFFPESSLRTRITFEKGIKDLGGETTLFPPETLDKREELKDVIQYLSNWSDGVIIRHADFSKLQDISTYSNIPIINAMTSESHPCEILSDLYSISQVRENYKDLVFTFVGPKSNISRTWKSIAEIMDLRFHQVCMQGFELGTDSRNYSFHTELEPILKISDIVLTDSLPNELRTQIYIDQFQITLERMNLAKEHAMLNPCPPFYRNEEVSNEALSSSYFVGYEFKKNLIYVQQAIILFCLGIVID, from the coding sequence ATGAACCTATTGAGTATAGATGATATGTCTGAACGACAAGTAAATGAAATATTCACCTTAGCTACAAAGATTAAAAATCAAAATACTAGTCATGTACTAAAAGGAAAACACTTCGTACTATTTTTCCCTGAGTCTAGTTTACGTACAAGAATAACATTTGAAAAAGGTATAAAAGACTTGGGTGGAGAAACAACATTGTTCCCTCCAGAGACATTGGATAAAAGAGAAGAACTTAAGGATGTTATACAATATCTTTCAAATTGGTCTGATGGAGTTATTATAAGGCATGCTGATTTTTCAAAACTACAAGATATCTCAACGTATTCGAATATCCCAATCATTAATGCGATGACATCTGAAAGCCATCCTTGTGAAATTTTATCTGACTTGTATTCTATAAGTCAGGTAAGAGAGAATTATAAAGATTTAGTTTTTACGTTTGTTGGTCCAAAGAGTAATATTTCAAGGACTTGGAAAAGCATTGCGGAAATAATGGATCTCCGCTTTCATCAAGTTTGTATGCAAGGTTTTGAATTAGGGACAGACTCTCGAAATTATTCATTTCATACTGAACTTGAACCTATATTAAAAATCAGTGATATTGTTTTAACAGATTCTTTGCCAAACGAGCTTAGGACACAAATATATATAGACCAATTTCAAATTACGTTAGAAAGAATGAATTTAGCTAAGGAACACGCTATGTTAAATCCCTGCCCGCCTTTTTATAGAAATGAAGAAGTAAGTAATGAAGCTCTCTCTTCAAGCTATTTTGTTGGGTATGAATTTAAGAAAAATTTAATTTATGTTCAACAAGCAATAATCTTGTTTTGCTTAGGAATAGTAATTGACTAA
- the bioD gene encoding dethiobiotin synthase, translating to MKGFFITGTDTDVGKTMITSGIAAVLKERQIDIGVYKPLLSGVPREHEESDTSLLKEGSQTHLTHEEITPFVWKEPLAPYVAGTLERKQVYLQDVLQHWEQIKHKHRYFLVEGAGGISVPLGPDFLVSDLIKALQLPIIIVTRPNLGTINHTFLTVKYAESLGIEIAGIIINGKSREFDLAEQTNPKQIEKQCGVPVLGVTPKLEDTNREARKNMIKDYVDLSKLLMRMEGLL from the coding sequence ATGAAGGGATTTTTTATCACCGGAACAGATACCGATGTAGGAAAAACAATGATAACGAGCGGGATAGCAGCTGTGTTAAAGGAAAGACAAATTGATATTGGTGTGTATAAGCCGTTACTAAGTGGCGTTCCTCGAGAACACGAAGAAAGTGATACGAGTTTACTGAAAGAAGGTTCACAAACGCATCTCACACATGAAGAAATTACACCTTTTGTATGGAAAGAACCTCTAGCTCCGTATGTGGCAGGAACGCTTGAGAGAAAACAGGTGTATCTGCAAGACGTGCTTCAGCACTGGGAACAAATTAAACACAAGCATCGGTATTTTTTAGTAGAAGGGGCAGGAGGAATATCTGTACCGCTTGGCCCAGACTTTTTAGTTAGTGATTTAATTAAGGCCCTACAACTCCCAATTATTATCGTGACAAGACCGAACCTAGGAACGATCAATCATACCTTTTTAACAGTCAAATATGCCGAAAGCCTTGGCATTGAGATTGCTGGAATTATAATCAATGGCAAAAGCCGTGAATTTGACTTAGCCGAACAAACCAATCCAAAACAAATAGAAAAACAATGCGGAGTCCCTGTGTTAGGTGTGACACCAAAACTTGAGGACACGAATAGAGAAGCTAGAAAAAACATGATAAAAGACTATGTTGATTTATCAAAACTACTAATGCGTATGGAGGGGTTACTATGA
- a CDS encoding cytochrome P450 has product MSNQTIENETYERIQNPYPFYEEIRSIHPVYKGNLFKHPGWFVTGYQEAVAILKDHRFQTRVTLPENKKRYETLQTIQNNMMLFKNPPEHARLRMLVHQYFTPARIESYRPFIEEVALTLVKEVKNKQKIEVISDFAFPFASQVIAKLIGIPSVDNELFRKWAIDLIDSIDLTRTRRSLIEANVTTLDMLAYFKTLIEKKRQSPEDDLLSGLLAVEKENKLTEQELLATASLLVIAGHETTVNLISNSLYCFLTHPKQYEMLRANPSLIESAIEECLRYESPTQMIARVASEDVELSGVQIHKGEQVYVLIGAANRDPNQFTNPAQFDITRDPNHHLAFGSGIHFCLGSTLARLEGQVALQALIQNTKQIKLNTTNIEWRHLVGFRAMREMWVELL; this is encoded by the coding sequence GTGAGTAATCAAACGATTGAAAATGAGACATACGAACGAATACAAAACCCGTACCCCTTTTATGAAGAAATTCGTTCGATTCATCCCGTTTATAAAGGAAATCTCTTTAAGCATCCCGGATGGTTTGTTACAGGCTATCAAGAGGCGGTAGCGATTCTCAAAGACCATCGTTTTCAAACTAGAGTGACTTTACCCGAGAATAAAAAAAGGTATGAGACGTTACAAACGATTCAAAACAACATGATGCTTTTTAAAAATCCACCTGAACATGCAAGGCTACGGATGCTCGTTCACCAGTACTTTACGCCTGCTCGGATAGAGTCGTACCGCCCTTTTATTGAAGAAGTAGCTCTAACTCTAGTAAAGGAAGTAAAGAACAAACAGAAAATCGAGGTTATTTCTGATTTTGCCTTTCCTTTTGCGAGTCAAGTCATCGCAAAACTAATCGGTATTCCCAGTGTGGATAACGAACTGTTTCGAAAGTGGGCAATCGATTTAATTGATTCTATTGATTTAACCCGAACGCGTCGTTCACTGATTGAGGCTAATGTGACCACCTTAGACATGCTAGCTTATTTTAAAACACTCATTGAAAAGAAGAGACAATCTCCTGAGGATGATTTACTAAGTGGATTACTAGCGGTAGAGAAGGAGAACAAGCTAACAGAACAAGAACTGTTGGCGACAGCCTCACTACTAGTCATTGCCGGTCATGAAACAACCGTTAACTTAATTAGCAACTCGCTATACTGTTTTTTAACTCACCCGAAACAGTATGAGATGCTTCGAGCAAATCCTTCTCTAATTGAATCAGCAATAGAAGAATGCTTACGATATGAAAGTCCAACACAAATGATAGCGAGAGTCGCCTCAGAGGATGTTGAACTAAGCGGTGTACAGATTCATAAAGGGGAGCAGGTCTATGTATTAATTGGGGCTGCCAATCGTGACCCTAATCAATTTACGAATCCTGCTCAGTTTGACATCACAAGAGATCCAAATCATCACCTCGCATTCGGGTCAGGAATACATTTTTGCTTAGGGTCCACCTTAGCCAGACTTGAAGGACAGGTCGCACTTCAAGCCCTCATCCAGAACACAAAACAAATCAAACTTAATACAACAAATATTGAGTGGAGACACCTAGTGGGATTTAGAGCAATGAGGGAAATGTGGGTGGAGTTGTTGTAA
- the bioB gene encoding biotin synthase BioB, producing the protein MNQWNELANKVLDGENLTNEEALSILECPEDDILLLMHASFQIRKKYFGKKVKLNMIMNAKSGLCPENCGYCSQSSISNAPIEKYKMVDKETLVEGAKRAYELNIGTYCIVASGRGPSNHEIDHVVEAVKEIKDTYGMKICACLGLLKPEQAERLKEAGVDRYNHNINTSARNHENITTSHTYDDRVNTVETVKDSGMSPCSGVIVGMKESKQDVIDMANSLKALDADSIPVNFLHAIDGTPLEGVQELNPLYCLKVLALFRFINPTKEIRISGGREVNLRSLQPFGLFAANSIFVGDYLTTEGQEDTEDHKMLVDLGFEVESVEEMKASLAGQ; encoded by the coding sequence ATGAATCAATGGAATGAACTTGCAAATAAGGTGTTAGACGGTGAGAATCTCACAAATGAAGAGGCGTTATCAATTTTAGAATGTCCAGAAGATGATATTTTACTTTTGATGCATGCGTCCTTTCAAATTAGAAAGAAGTATTTTGGTAAAAAGGTAAAGCTAAACATGATTATGAACGCAAAATCAGGCCTCTGTCCTGAAAACTGTGGCTATTGTTCTCAATCTTCTATTTCAAATGCACCTATTGAAAAATATAAAATGGTAGATAAAGAAACGTTAGTAGAGGGAGCCAAACGAGCGTATGAATTAAACATAGGTACGTATTGTATTGTCGCAAGTGGCAGAGGACCGTCAAATCATGAGATTGATCATGTCGTAGAAGCGGTAAAAGAAATCAAAGATACATATGGGATGAAAATTTGTGCCTGCCTCGGATTATTAAAGCCAGAACAAGCTGAACGCTTGAAGGAAGCAGGAGTTGACAGGTACAACCATAACATCAATACATCCGCGAGAAATCACGAAAATATCACAACGTCACACACATATGATGACCGTGTCAACACAGTTGAAACGGTAAAAGACTCTGGAATGTCTCCGTGCTCTGGTGTCATCGTCGGAATGAAAGAGTCAAAACAAGATGTTATCGATATGGCCAATAGTTTAAAAGCATTAGATGCGGATTCTATCCCGGTCAATTTTTTACATGCGATTGATGGAACCCCTCTTGAAGGAGTTCAAGAGTTAAATCCTTTGTATTGTTTAAAGGTATTGGCACTATTCCGCTTTATCAATCCGACTAAGGAAATTCGTATTTCAGGGGGAAGAGAAGTCAATCTTCGTTCCTTACAACCTTTTGGCCTATTTGCAGCTAACTCGATTTTTGTAGGCGATTATTTAACAACAGAAGGACAAGAAGATACGGAGGACCATAAAATGCTAGTTGACCTTGGATTTGAGGTTGAAAGTGTCGAAGAAATGAAAGCAAGTCTAGCAGGGCAATAA
- a CDS encoding GNAT family N-acetyltransferase has translation MNILIRTATQSDYESLLPLFRQVHEFHVLVKPDLYKENSTPVEKEFFENQLIDGKHQILVAMIDNEVVGVVVTKEEEVTENTFVKERKIIYIKSICVAETHRKKGIGKKLITYVFDLGKSLNVDSIELGVSEENTSAIEFYKSLGMITKSRKMEITLI, from the coding sequence ATGAATATACTTATTCGAACTGCTACTCAAAGCGATTACGAGTCATTGTTGCCTTTATTTAGGCAGGTTCATGAGTTTCATGTTTTAGTAAAGCCAGATTTGTACAAAGAAAATTCCACTCCAGTTGAAAAAGAGTTTTTTGAAAACCAATTAATCGATGGCAAGCATCAAATTCTTGTGGCAATGATAGATAATGAGGTAGTCGGAGTTGTCGTGACAAAGGAAGAAGAAGTCACTGAAAATACTTTTGTTAAAGAGAGAAAAATTATATATATAAAGAGTATATGCGTTGCTGAAACACATAGAAAAAAAGGTATCGGAAAAAAACTGATTACCTACGTCTTTGATTTAGGAAAGAGCCTCAATGTAGATAGTATTGAGTTGGGAGTATCTGAGGAAAATACATCTGCTATTGAATTTTACAAGTCACTTGGGATGATTACGAAGAGTAGAAAAATGGAGATTACATTGATCTAA
- a CDS encoding GNAT family N-acetyltransferase — translation MITELKKSDFYKCRDLLFEQGQIDAKAIVEGVNPGRIFVDDIASPTSGLIWLGNNDGFIFIGNERNEGFNSNLNTLIDTVIKPEAMKVGLTWFEGIGEDSKWDETIKKVFENRGLGSWNQKVYTLHKSDYNHNSHPSIEEGYTIVKISEPFFNNRDKSNENIDFLHSNILDFWSLPQSFFNEGIGYCAVYKNRVVSLCTSGFVVNNVHAINIETLEEHQGKKLAQKLALSFVEECFTNNFVPYWDCMESNKPSVAVAEKVGFRNIFGYKGYEFKLE, via the coding sequence ATGATTACAGAATTAAAGAAGTCTGATTTCTACAAATGCAGAGACCTGCTATTCGAGCAGGGTCAGATAGATGCTAAAGCAATAGTTGAAGGAGTAAATCCTGGTCGTATTTTTGTAGATGATATAGCTTCTCCTACTTCAGGTCTCATCTGGTTAGGTAATAACGATGGTTTTATCTTTATAGGAAATGAAAGAAATGAGGGTTTCAATTCCAATTTAAATACACTTATAGATACAGTAATCAAACCAGAAGCAATGAAAGTAGGATTAACTTGGTTTGAGGGCATTGGTGAGGATAGTAAGTGGGATGAGACAATTAAAAAGGTGTTTGAAAACCGAGGTTTAGGAAGTTGGAATCAGAAGGTTTATACGTTACATAAAAGCGATTATAATCACAACTCCCACCCTTCGATTGAAGAAGGATATACTATCGTTAAAATCAGTGAACCTTTTTTCAATAACCGTGATAAATCGAATGAGAACATTGATTTTTTACATTCAAATATATTGGATTTTTGGTCGTTACCTCAGAGTTTCTTTAATGAAGGTATTGGTTATTGTGCAGTTTATAAAAATAGAGTTGTAAGTCTCTGTACTTCAGGTTTTGTAGTTAATAATGTTCACGCTATCAATATTGAAACGTTGGAAGAGCATCAAGGTAAAAAGTTAGCACAAAAGCTAGCCTTATCTTTTGTTGAAGAGTGTTTTACTAATAATTTTGTTCCGTATTGGGATTGTATGGAGTCAAACAAGCCTTCTGTTGCTGTTGCAGAGAAAGTAGGTTTTAGAAATATCTTTGGTTATAAAGGGTACGAATTTAAGTTGGAATAA
- a CDS encoding glutamate synthase-related protein — protein sequence MRKWSPSTFRDFQKNVEHDSCGIVSVMEKKRIPTKKNIDDCIDALVKMNHRAGFINEEGDGVGIHIDIPKAVWKEKLENANQDSSIVDRPDFVVGHLFIDQTADADATKAEIKAKFSSVGFDLVFETDTVTNSEALGPLGRKEEPVFWQVALLPSIDQDSLHETIFNLVISIEQNKLVHVASLSNFYAIYKVMGAGDVLPRYYHDLANPLVASTMTLGHNRYSTNTLSNFFRVQPFSVIGHNGEINTIAKLRDEARMLDIPLVDGASDSQDLNRVIETLIYRHGFSLFEALDVLFPPIVNEIKGMPDHLQDLYAYIREAWGHFAQGPAGIISRFGNEAAFSVDALGLRPVWMVENTSSYYFASEQGIISSSEFVAEPKPLAPGEKVGLHWNEDDTLSVFFHDEYQEEVYNRLKGRLNLEGSRKRLNTPQIQADEKVKHLPIKITNGHYSAFGWDREHIQMVEQMAEKGVEPIRSLGHDAPLATLHQGRKNIADFIKESVAVVTNPAIDRDREMEHFSTRVILGKRPSLTEHESDHTNLEIISPVVLEGAAGELLANDGQQPSYEQIVSYYQSLKAVHVLSATFADNETVAEALDRLVEEGAAALENGAELLILNDEQAHTENHLWLDPHLVVSALDQGLTKKQIRRKGSIVLRSGSIRSLHDIAVVYGLGADIVNPYLMFGTVTADSAEPGVKLFEALNKGLEKVISTIGIHELRGYARLFSAIGLNNEVSDVLNIVNFLGGDELSYNFAKMKEDALGRREDFADEKARPGKTFHFFPRIWKAIGDIAAGNTEYSVYGDKLKEQEENNPISIRHLVDLKTAQSTIEQDSVDLSVKNHSLPFMISSMSFGSQNEIAFRAYAEAADRLNMISFNGEGGEIKDMLGKYPNTRGQQVASGRFGVNAELVNSTNLIEIKIGQGAKPGEGGHLPGSKVTDKVAAARNATTGSDLISPSNNHDIYSIEDLAQMVTEIKTANDQAKVCVKVPIVPNIGTIAVGIAKAGADFITLSGFDGGTGAARVHALQHVGLPVEIGVKAAHNALIESGLRHKVEIWADGGIKSALDVVKVMLLGANRVGFGTLSMIAVGCTTCRGCHLDTCHVGIATQIESEAQAKEHGLRRFVPRQFDLAVQGLMTMFNALGSEVQALTASLGFSRLQDIVGRSDLLVQTRGEDAMDLANMLEVLSASDVAIMPQLETAATSEEQKLAVAAGAEYLDYNVEDLSKSREFTSVTAEQRILGSRVSCHRVRGKLDGSYRELPEIELSFKNGSIPGNGLGAYNSHGIAIHVDGGAQDGIGKTAFGGQMMIFKAKGQDGKFYNGSVGKGTGYGAQKGVFMIQGNADARAGIRLSGADMIFGGRLTKPVNARNYNIGVNANLKGFAFEYMTNGRGIVLGDPGPWICAGMTGGVVYLRNQPEMGLTKEALQARIAKGAKVNIEPISEKGRADITELLTMYTEQLTKYGHTEEAAIVAGLLEDIEGNFVQIIPVKEQADPSVSTE from the coding sequence ATGAGAAAATGGAGTCCTAGTACATTTCGAGATTTTCAAAAAAATGTTGAACACGATAGTTGTGGAATTGTATCTGTCATGGAAAAAAAGCGTATCCCAACAAAGAAAAACATCGACGACTGTATTGATGCGTTAGTTAAGATGAATCACCGTGCTGGTTTTATTAACGAAGAAGGTGATGGTGTTGGGATTCATATCGACATCCCAAAAGCCGTCTGGAAAGAAAAACTTGAAAATGCCAATCAAGATTCTTCGATTGTAGACCGTCCTGATTTTGTCGTTGGACATCTTTTCATTGACCAAACCGCTGATGCTGATGCAACAAAAGCTGAAATTAAAGCTAAATTTTCTTCAGTTGGTTTTGACCTTGTTTTTGAAACAGATACGGTAACGAACTCGGAAGCACTTGGACCATTAGGAAGAAAAGAAGAGCCTGTTTTTTGGCAGGTTGCCCTATTACCATCCATTGACCAAGACAGCTTACACGAAACTATTTTTAATCTAGTCATCTCAATTGAACAAAATAAATTAGTCCATGTTGCTTCTTTAAGTAATTTCTATGCGATTTACAAAGTAATGGGAGCTGGAGATGTTCTTCCTCGCTATTATCATGACTTAGCGAACCCATTAGTCGCATCAACAATGACACTTGGACACAATCGTTACTCAACTAACACGTTGTCTAACTTTTTCCGTGTGCAACCTTTTAGTGTCATTGGACATAACGGAGAAATTAATACGATCGCAAAACTACGAGATGAAGCTAGAATGCTAGATATTCCTCTTGTTGATGGCGCGAGTGATTCTCAAGATCTAAACCGTGTGATTGAAACGTTAATTTATCGTCATGGTTTTAGCTTATTTGAAGCATTAGATGTTCTCTTCCCGCCTATCGTCAATGAGATTAAGGGAATGCCAGACCATCTTCAAGACTTATATGCGTATATCCGTGAAGCTTGGGGACATTTTGCTCAAGGACCTGCAGGGATTATTTCTCGCTTTGGAAACGAAGCTGCCTTCAGTGTAGATGCACTTGGCTTACGTCCTGTATGGATGGTTGAGAATACCTCTTCTTATTACTTTGCTTCTGAGCAAGGAATCATTTCTTCAAGTGAATTCGTTGCTGAACCAAAGCCACTTGCACCTGGTGAAAAAGTGGGCTTGCATTGGAACGAAGATGATACACTATCTGTCTTTTTCCATGATGAGTATCAAGAAGAAGTCTATAATCGCCTAAAAGGAAGATTAAACCTTGAAGGAAGCCGTAAACGCTTGAACACGCCTCAAATTCAGGCTGATGAAAAGGTCAAGCATTTACCTATCAAAATTACAAATGGTCACTATTCGGCATTCGGTTGGGACCGTGAGCACATTCAAATGGTTGAGCAAATGGCTGAAAAAGGTGTTGAACCGATTCGTTCTTTAGGACATGATGCGCCATTAGCTACATTACACCAAGGTCGCAAAAACATCGCTGACTTTATTAAAGAAAGTGTAGCGGTTGTTACAAACCCAGCAATTGACCGTGACCGTGAAATGGAACACTTCTCAACTCGTGTTATTTTAGGAAAGCGTCCTTCTTTAACCGAGCATGAAAGTGACCATACAAACCTTGAAATCATTTCACCAGTTGTCCTTGAAGGTGCGGCTGGAGAATTACTTGCTAACGATGGCCAACAGCCTTCTTATGAGCAAATCGTTTCTTACTATCAATCTTTGAAAGCCGTTCATGTATTATCAGCGACATTTGCTGATAATGAAACTGTCGCTGAAGCGTTAGATAGATTAGTAGAAGAAGGAGCAGCTGCGCTTGAAAATGGAGCTGAGCTTCTAATTTTAAATGATGAGCAAGCTCATACAGAAAATCACTTATGGCTTGATCCTCATCTTGTGGTTTCTGCGCTTGACCAAGGCTTAACGAAAAAGCAAATTCGTCGTAAAGGTTCGATCGTCCTTCGTTCTGGTTCGATTCGTTCCCTACATGATATTGCTGTAGTGTATGGTTTAGGTGCCGATATTGTGAACCCTTACCTTATGTTTGGCACAGTAACAGCAGATAGTGCTGAGCCTGGTGTGAAATTATTTGAAGCTCTTAACAAAGGTTTAGAAAAAGTCATTTCAACAATCGGTATCCATGAGCTACGCGGCTATGCTCGCTTGTTCTCAGCTATCGGTCTAAACAATGAAGTATCTGATGTACTAAACATCGTTAACTTCCTTGGCGGAGATGAGTTAAGCTATAATTTTGCAAAAATGAAAGAAGATGCGCTTGGTCGTCGTGAAGATTTTGCCGATGAAAAAGCTCGTCCAGGGAAAACGTTCCACTTCTTCCCTCGTATTTGGAAAGCCATCGGTGATATTGCTGCTGGTAACACAGAATACAGCGTATACGGCGATAAACTAAAAGAACAAGAAGAAAACAATCCGATTTCAATTCGACATCTTGTAGATTTAAAAACAGCTCAATCAACTATCGAGCAAGACAGTGTTGACCTAAGTGTCAAAAACCACAGCTTGCCATTTATGATTAGTTCGATGTCATTCGGTTCTCAAAATGAAATTGCATTCCGCGCGTATGCTGAAGCAGCTGACCGCTTAAACATGATCAGCTTTAACGGTGAGGGTGGAGAAATTAAAGATATGCTTGGCAAATATCCAAACACGCGTGGGCAGCAAGTCGCTTCTGGACGTTTTGGTGTTAACGCTGAGTTAGTCAACTCAACAAACTTAATTGAAATTAAAATTGGTCAAGGAGCGAAGCCTGGTGAAGGTGGACACTTACCTGGATCAAAGGTTACTGATAAAGTTGCCGCAGCTCGTAACGCAACAACGGGTTCGGATTTAATCTCTCCGTCAAATAACCATGATATCTACTCAATTGAAGATTTAGCACAAATGGTGACAGAGATTAAAACAGCAAATGACCAAGCGAAAGTCTGTGTGAAGGTTCCAATCGTACCTAACATTGGAACAATCGCAGTTGGTATCGCAAAAGCTGGTGCTGATTTCATAACGCTAAGTGGATTTGACGGTGGTACAGGAGCTGCTCGTGTACACGCACTTCAACACGTTGGGTTGCCTGTTGAAATTGGTGTGAAAGCTGCACACAACGCGTTAATTGAATCAGGACTTCGTCACAAAGTTGAAATCTGGGCTGACGGTGGAATTAAGTCTGCTCTTGATGTAGTTAAAGTTATGCTTCTTGGTGCAAACCGTGTTGGTTTCGGTACCCTATCAATGATTGCAGTTGGTTGTACAACTTGCCGTGGCTGTCATCTAGATACATGTCACGTAGGTATCGCCACACAAATTGAATCGGAAGCACAAGCAAAAGAGCACGGCCTTCGTCGCTTCGTTCCTCGTCAATTTGACCTTGCTGTTCAAGGACTTATGACGATGTTCAATGCACTTGGTTCGGAAGTTCAAGCTCTAACAGCTTCTCTTGGATTCTCTCGTTTACAAGATATAGTTGGTCGCTCTGACCTACTTGTTCAAACTCGTGGTGAAGATGCAATGGACCTTGCAAACATGCTTGAAGTCCTATCTGCTTCTGATGTGGCGATTATGCCTCAACTTGAAACAGCCGCAACATCTGAAGAGCAAAAACTTGCAGTTGCTGCAGGTGCTGAGTATCTAGATTACAACGTAGAAGACTTAAGCAAATCACGTGAATTTACAAGCGTAACGGCTGAACAACGTATTCTTGGTAGCCGTGTATCTTGTCACCGCGTTCGCGGAAAGCTTGATGGTTCATACCGTGAGCTTCCTGAGATTGAATTAAGCTTTAAAAACGGTTCGATTCCTGGAAACGGACTTGGAGCTTATAACTCTCATGGTATCGCAATTCACGTTGATGGCGGAGCTCAAGATGGAATTGGTAAAACAGCATTCGGTGGTCAAATGATGATCTTCAAAGCGAAAGGCCAAGACGGAAAATTTTATAACGGGTCAGTTGGTAAAGGAACGGGTTATGGCGCACAAAAAGGTGTATTCATGATTCAAGGAAATGCTGACGCTCGTGCCGGCATTCGTCTATCTGGTGCCGATATGATTTTCGGTGGAAGATTAACAAAACCGGTCAATGCAAGAAACTACAACATCGGTGTGAATGCCAACCTGAAAGGCTTCGCATTTGAATATATGACAAACGGTCGCGGAATCGTTCTTGGAGACCCAGGCCCATGGATCTGTGCAGGTATGACAGGTGGAGTCGTGTACCTCCGCAACCAGCCAGAAATGGGATTAACGAAAGAAGCGCTACAAGCTCGTATCGCAAAAGGCGCAAAAGTGAACATCGAGCCAATTTCTGAAAAAGGAAGAGCCGATATCACAGAGTTACTCACCATGTATACAGAGCAACTCACAAAATACGGACACACAGAAGAAGCTGCCATTGTCGCAGGGTTACTGGAAGACATCGAAGGAAACTTCGTACAAATCATCCCTGTCAAAGAGCAAGCTGACCCATCTGTATCTACTGAGTAA
- a CDS encoding glutamate-1-semialdehyde 2,1-aminomutase — translation MNHSQSERLYDEALAHILGGVNSPSRSYKAVGGGAPVFMEKANGAYFWDVDGNRYIDYLAAYGPIITGHAHPHITEAITKAAQNGVLYGTPTRLENQFAKMIQEAIPSMERIRFVNSGTEAVMTTIRVARAYTGRDKIIKFAGCYHGHSDLVLVAAGSGPSTLGTPDSAGVTKNIAKEVITVPFNDIDAFKEAMDTWGNDIAAVLVEPIVGNFGIVEPFPGFLESVNDITHQAGGLVIYDEVITAFRFMYGGAQNYLGVEPDMTALGKIIGGGLPIGAYGGRKEIMEQVAPLGPAYQAGTMAGNPASISSGIACLEVLQEPGLYDKLDKLGARLEEGILAHAKESNIPITINRLKGALTVYFNQEKVTNYEQAENSDGDMFGRFFKLMLENGINLAPSKYEAWFITIAHTEKDIEDTLDVVDKVFKLLR, via the coding sequence ATGAACCATTCACAATCTGAACGATTATATGATGAAGCATTAGCGCATATCCTTGGTGGAGTGAACAGTCCATCTCGTTCGTATAAAGCGGTTGGTGGCGGTGCCCCTGTTTTTATGGAAAAAGCAAACGGTGCGTACTTCTGGGATGTTGATGGCAATCGCTATATTGATTATTTAGCAGCGTATGGTCCAATTATTACTGGTCATGCCCATCCCCACATTACCGAAGCAATTACAAAAGCGGCGCAAAACGGCGTGTTATACGGCACACCGACTCGTCTTGAAAACCAATTTGCAAAAATGATTCAAGAAGCAATTCCATCAATGGAACGAATTCGCTTTGTGAATTCAGGTACGGAAGCAGTCATGACAACAATTCGTGTCGCTCGTGCGTATACGGGTCGCGATAAAATAATAAAATTTGCTGGTTGTTACCATGGCCATTCCGACCTTGTACTTGTGGCGGCAGGCTCTGGCCCTTCTACTCTTGGAACACCAGATTCCGCTGGGGTTACCAAAAACATTGCCAAAGAAGTGATCACTGTTCCGTTTAACGACATTGATGCGTTTAAAGAAGCGATGGATACATGGGGCAATGACATTGCCGCTGTGTTAGTTGAACCGATTGTTGGAAACTTCGGGATTGTTGAACCATTTCCAGGATTTTTAGAAAGCGTCAATGACATCACTCATCAAGCTGGTGGGCTTGTCATTTATGATGAAGTGATTACAGCCTTTCGTTTTATGTACGGTGGTGCGCAAAATTATCTTGGGGTCGAACCTGATATGACGGCACTTGGGAAAATCATCGGTGGTGGCCTTCCAATTGGTGCCTACGGCGGAAGAAAAGAAATCATGGAACAAGTCGCTCCTCTTGGTCCAGCCTATCAAGCCGGAACGATGGCTGGAAACCCTGCATCGATTAGTTCTGGAATTGCTTGTTTGGAAGTTCTACAAGAACCTGGTTTGTACGACAAACTCGACAAACTTGGCGCTCGTTTAGAAGAAGGAATTCTTGCTCATGCGAAAGAAAGCAACATTCCGATTACGATTAATCGCTTAAAAGGTGCGTTAACGGTTTATTTTAATCAGGAAAAAGTGACGAATTATGAGCAAGCCGAAAATAGTGACGGCGACATGTTTGGTCGATTCTTTAAACTGATGCTTGAAAATGGTATCAATCTCGCCCCTTCAAAATATGAGGCTTGGTTTATTACAATTGCTCATACTGAAAAAGACATAGAAGACACCTTAGACGTAGTAGACAAAGTGTTTAAACTATTAAGATAA